Proteins encoded in a region of the Nostoc sp. UHCC 0926 genome:
- a CDS encoding amino acid adenylation domain-containing protein — protein sequence MKQENIEDIYELSSMQHGMLFHTIAAPSSGVYFQQFCCTLDQLDVSAFKKAWQRVVERHSILRTSFYWKGLDKPYQVVYQQVDLPWELLDWRKLSLQEQQKQQEAFLKADRERGFELSFAPLMRIALIRVTDDAYLLIHSHHHIILDGLSWNLLWKEFYSFYDAFCQGDDLHLERLRPYRDYIAWLQQQDLSKSEVFWRQMLKGFTLPTPLGVDRTSGSFKSQDEEYERQHTHLSANITAALKSLARQHQLTLNILFKGAWALLLSRYNNEEDIVFGVTSFGRPVALEGVESMVGLFINTLPLRVQVHSNAFLLPWLKQIQSQEVEMRQYEYSPLIQIQQWSEIAPGLSLFESFLIFNNHLVDSAERKLAENMRISKYRSFEKTNYPLTIAVTPDADLLEMSIAITYDTRRFDSATITRMLGHLETLLQAMVANPERLLRDLPLLTAQESYQLLVWNDTQEEYPQEKCIHQLFEAQVELTPEAVAVVFENSVLTYCELNARANQLAHHLRSLGVKPEVLVGICVERSLDMVIGLLGILKAGGAYVPFDPAYPRERLAFMLSDSQVSVLLTQQQLVDKLPDHKAHVVCLDKDWDIFHISQENLASSVTIANLAYIIYTSGSTGKPKGIGLCQSSLMNLLQWHFSSLYKGARTLQFASLSFDASFHEIFATWGTGGTLFILSENLRMDALGLGRFLLEQAIEKVIFPVVMLQQLAESVDEHGTTPQYTKIFSSLREIITTGEQLQITQSIIRLFKSLKHCSLHNHYGPSETHVVTAFNLKKNADEWSFYPPIGKPIANTQIFILDQQFNPVPIGVTGELYIGGVSLAQGYLNRPDLTAEKFIPNPFSDELGTRLYKTGDLTCYLPNGNIKYIKRIDHQIKIRGFRIELGEIEVVLSQHRAIEQVIVLAQKDEAGNTQLVAYVVVNHESTPTTSELRSFLHPKLPIYMIPSAFVFLKKLPLTPNGKVNRQALPMLDKTQPELEIIFVAPRTVAEEMVAEIWKQVLGIEKVSIHDNFFELGGHSLMTTQVTSRINQALQMELPIRSLFESPTIESLINEIARIWGSMEVVEEIARTWKELE from the coding sequence ATGAAACAGGAGAATATTGAAGACATCTACGAGCTTTCATCTATGCAGCATGGTATGCTTTTTCACACTATTGCTGCACCTAGTTCAGGAGTGTATTTCCAGCAGTTTTGCTGCACCTTGGATCAGCTTGACGTCTCAGCCTTCAAGAAAGCTTGGCAGCGAGTTGTGGAGCGGCACTCGATTCTGCGTACTTCCTTCTATTGGAAAGGTCTTGATAAGCCATATCAAGTCGTGTATCAGCAAGTGGACTTGCCTTGGGAATTGCTAGACTGGCGGAAACTATCCTTACAGGAGCAACAAAAGCAGCAAGAAGCTTTCTTAAAAGCGGATCGCGAACGCGGATTTGAACTTTCCTTTGCTCCACTAATGCGTATAGCATTGATTAGGGTAACTGATGACGCTTATCTGTTGATCCATAGCCATCACCATATAATCTTAGACGGACTGTCTTGGAATCTGTTGTGGAAGGAATTCTACAGCTTCTATGATGCCTTTTGTCAGGGTGATGATTTACACCTGGAACGGCTTCGTCCTTACAGAGATTACATTGCTTGGTTACAGCAGCAAGACCTATCCAAATCTGAGGTATTCTGGCGGCAGATGCTCAAAGGATTCACACTGCCAACACCACTGGGGGTAGATAGAACTTCGGGTAGTTTCAAGAGCCAAGACGAAGAATATGAGCGGCAACACACCCATCTATCGGCAAATATCACAGCCGCCCTAAAGTCTCTTGCACGCCAGCATCAACTTACTTTAAACATCCTGTTTAAAGGAGCTTGGGCTTTGCTTTTGAGTCGTTACAACAATGAGGAAGATATAGTTTTTGGAGTCACCTCTTTTGGTCGGCCAGTTGCGCTTGAGGGTGTGGAGTCTATGGTGGGACTCTTCATTAATACGTTGCCGCTACGAGTACAAGTGCATAGTAATGCTTTTCTCTTGCCTTGGCTGAAGCAGATCCAATCCCAAGAAGTAGAAATGCGCCAGTACGAGTATAGTCCACTGATACAGATCCAACAATGGAGTGAAATAGCCCCTGGTCTGTCTTTATTTGAGAGCTTTTTAATTTTTAATAACCATTTAGTTGATTCTGCCGAAAGAAAGCTAGCTGAAAACATGAGGATCAGTAAATATCGATCATTTGAAAAGACAAACTATCCTCTTACCATAGCGGTAACGCCTGATGCAGATTTATTGGAGATGTCTATTGCAATTACATATGATACCCGTCGTTTTGACAGCGCTACTATTACGAGAATGTTGGGGCATTTAGAGACCTTGCTGCAAGCTATGGTTGCTAACCCCGAACGGCTACTTCGGGACTTGCCGTTGCTTACTGCACAAGAAAGTTATCAGTTGTTGGTATGGAATGATACTCAGGAAGAATATCCCCAAGAAAAATGCATCCATCAATTATTTGAGGCGCAAGTAGAACTTACGCCGGAAGCTGTAGCAGTAGTTTTTGAAAACTCTGTGTTGACCTACTGTGAACTGAATGCTAGAGCAAATCAGCTAGCACACCACTTGCGATCGCTGGGAGTAAAACCAGAAGTATTAGTGGGAATTTGTGTGGAGCGATCGCTCGATATGGTAATTGGATTATTGGGCATCCTCAAAGCTGGCGGCGCATATGTACCCTTTGACCCAGCTTATCCACGAGAACGTTTAGCTTTCATGTTATCGGATTCTCAAGTATCAGTGTTGTTGACGCAACAGCAACTGGTTGATAAGCTTCCTGACCACAAGGCCCATGTTGTCTGCTTGGACAAAGACTGGGATATATTCCATATAAGCCAAGAAAACTTAGCTAGCAGTGTCACGATTGCTAATTTAGCATATATCATCTACACATCTGGCTCCACAGGAAAGCCCAAAGGGATTGGTTTATGTCAAAGTTCTTTAATGAATCTGCTGCAATGGCATTTCTCATCTCTCTACAAAGGCGCACGTACCCTTCAGTTTGCCTCCTTGAGCTTCGATGCCAGCTTTCATGAGATATTTGCTACCTGGGGCACTGGCGGCACTTTATTCATCCTCTCAGAAAATTTACGAATGGATGCCCTTGGCTTAGGAAGATTTCTTTTAGAACAAGCAATCGAGAAAGTCATCTTCCCGGTTGTGATGCTACAGCAATTGGCCGAGTCAGTAGATGAGCACGGTACTACCCCCCAATATACTAAAATTTTCAGCAGTCTTCGGGAAATTATCACAACAGGAGAACAATTACAAATCACTCAGTCCATCATCAGGCTATTCAAATCCTTGAAGCATTGTTCTTTACATAACCACTATGGACCATCAGAAACCCATGTAGTAACTGCTTTCAATCTCAAGAAGAATGCAGATGAATGGTCATTTTATCCTCCCATAGGCAAACCTATTGCTAACACTCAAATTTTTATATTGGATCAACAATTCAATCCTGTACCGATCGGGGTTACTGGTGAACTTTATATCGGTGGAGTTTCCTTGGCGCAAGGCTATTTAAATCGACCGGATTTGACGGCTGAAAAATTCATTCCCAATCCTTTTAGTGATGAACTTGGTACCCGCTTATACAAAACAGGGGATTTAACCTGTTATCTCCCTAATGGAAATATTAAATATATAAAGCGTATTGACCACCAAATAAAAATCCGTGGGTTCCGCATCGAACTGGGAGAAATTGAAGTAGTACTGAGCCAGCATCGAGCCATAGAGCAGGTAATTGTCCTTGCTCAAAAAGATGAAGCAGGTAACACGCAGTTAGTAGCTTATGTGGTAGTTAACCACGAATCCACTCCTACAACTAGTGAATTGCGCTCTTTTTTGCACCCTAAACTGCCCATTTATATGATCCCGTCAGCATTTGTATTTTTAAAGAAATTGCCACTGACGCCGAATGGAAAAGTGAATCGTCAAGCACTGCCAATGCTAGATAAAACACAACCTGAATTAGAAATAATTTTTGTTGCACCTCGGACTGTGGCAGAAGAAATGGTAGCAGAGATATGGAAACAAGTTCTTGGTATTGAAAAAGTAAGCATTCACGATAATTTTTTTGAGTTAGGAGGCCATTCACTAATGACAACCCAAGTTACTTCTCGGATCAACCAAGCCTTGCAGATGGAACTACCCATACGTAGCTTGTTTGAATCACCTACGATAGAAAGTCTAATCAACGAAATTGCAAGAATTTGGGGTTCTATGGAAGTTGTCGAAGAAATTGCTCGGACATGGAAAGAATTAGAATAA
- a CDS encoding nuclear transport factor 2 family protein, producing the protein MNYNKLVIELFCAIDTSEWRQLTTVFHSNIIYERPGYVPFVGISQLLNFYQKERIIKSGKHYIEYIAIEGNYGACWGRFVGSIKDGSQVDELFADTYFFEDRKIKNRRSYFFRPAI; encoded by the coding sequence ATGAATTATAACAAGTTAGTCATTGAGTTATTTTGTGCTATTGATACCTCTGAGTGGAGACAATTGACTACCGTTTTTCATAGCAACATTATTTACGAGAGACCAGGCTATGTGCCTTTTGTTGGAATTTCTCAATTGCTCAATTTTTATCAAAAAGAACGAATAATTAAATCTGGTAAACATTACATTGAATATATTGCAATTGAAGGAAATTATGGTGCTTGTTGGGGTCGGTTCGTTGGTTCAATTAAAGACGGTTCACAAGTAGATGAGCTTTTTGCAGATACGTACTTTTTTGAAGACAGAAAGATTAAAAATCGAAGATCTTACTTTTTTCGCCCAGCTATTTGA
- a CDS encoding phytanoyl-CoA dioxygenase family protein gives MYLTKEQFEKYTDQGFILLTECFSKTEVNRLKFELPSLFKKETSGRVLEEESNIVRAVHGSHKNNEVFQRLSRNPRLVEPPMQLLGSKVYIYQFKINAKAAFKGNIWEWHQDYIFWRKEDRLPTARVVNALVLLDDMNEFNGPLFVIPGSHKEGMIDVVAQNTSNRAKDERERPAWILNFTTKLKYSLNQELVTNLVLKYGILSIKASAGSVLFFDSNLVHASPSNISPFNRSVVIVTYNSVDNIPLPVQNPRPEFIVSRDYRPVEPLSKDALLIENLM, from the coding sequence ATGTACTTAACAAAAGAGCAATTTGAAAAATACACAGATCAAGGCTTTATTTTGTTAACTGAATGTTTTTCTAAAACTGAAGTTAATAGATTGAAATTTGAATTGCCTAGTCTCTTTAAAAAAGAGACATCAGGAAGAGTTCTTGAAGAAGAAAGCAATATCGTGCGAGCAGTACATGGATCGCATAAAAATAATGAAGTTTTTCAACGTCTATCTCGAAATCCAAGACTTGTTGAACCTCCTATGCAGCTTCTCGGCAGCAAAGTGTATATCTATCAGTTCAAAATTAATGCCAAAGCTGCATTTAAGGGAAACATTTGGGAATGGCACCAAGACTATATTTTTTGGCGCAAAGAGGACAGATTGCCAACAGCACGAGTGGTAAATGCCCTTGTGCTGTTGGATGATATGAATGAGTTTAACGGACCGCTATTTGTCATTCCTGGTTCTCATAAGGAAGGAATGATTGATGTTGTAGCTCAAAATACCAGTAACCGAGCAAAAGACGAAAGAGAACGTCCGGCATGGATATTAAATTTTACTACAAAATTGAAGTATTCTCTCAATCAAGAGTTGGTTACTAATTTAGTATTAAAGTATGGAATCCTTTCTATAAAAGCTTCAGCAGGATCAGTGTTATTTTTTGATAGCAATCTTGTTCATGCTTCACCAAGTAACATATCGCCGTTTAATCGATCAGTTGTGATCGTGACTTACAATAGTGTTGACAATATTCCTTTACCCGTACAAAATCCACGACCAGAGTTTATTGTAAGTCGTGATTACCGACCAGTAGAGCCTCTGTCAAAAGATGCTTTATTGATTGAAAACTTGATGTAG
- a CDS encoding non-ribosomal peptide synthetase has translation MSNFSLEKQKLFQTLLKNKGINTLGRQTISSKTETGSCKLSFAQERLWFLTQLEPESPLYNIPAAVRLQGQLNLRALRQSFNEIFSRHEALRTNFQTVEGQPIAVISSVTPLLLPVVDIKELPSDQQQAEVRQLAYKEAQQLFDLNSDLLLRVKLLRLSKEEHIVLLTMHHIVSDAWSIGVLVGELATLYQAFCNDLTSPLPDLPIQYPDFAAWQRQWLQGEILNAQLSYWRKQLEGVPILELPTDRIRPAVVTFRGAVYSFELSQELSIALNKLSQQEGCTLFMTLLAAFKTLLFRYTGSEDIVVGSPIANRNRAEIEGLIGFFVNTLVLRTHLAGNPTFKELLTRVREIALGAYAHQDLPFEQLVEKLQPQRDSSHTPLFQVMFALQNAPTSALELPGLTLSPIASETSNVKFDLTLSMTQTAQGLVGTLEYNTDLLEKSFICRMAGHFQTLLSGIVANPQQRLSQLPLLTESELYQLLIEWNYTEVEYLQQQCIHELFEAQVERTPDAIAVVFEDKLLTYQKLNERANQLAHYLQTLGVQPEVLVGICLERSSLMVIGLLAILKAGGAYVPLDPAYPQERLAFMLKDSNAKVLLTQTHLVELFGKPNVSVVCIDRDSQLFSQQSIENLSNEVKPNHLAYVIYTSGSTGIPKGVAINHQSCVALLTWSRKVFTDNDLAGVLASTSICFDLSVFELFVPLSWGGTVILVENALHLPSLAAEVSLINTVPSIIAELLQVDGLPPSVRTVNLAGEPLQNQLVQQIYQNDHIQKVLNLYGPSEDTTYSTFAQVNKGDNRVTIGRPIANTQIYLLDTELQPVPIGVPGEIYIGGVGVGRGYLNRPDLTAEKFIPNPFSKETARLYKTGDKGRYLPSGEIKYIGRIDHQAKIRGFRIEVGEIEALIAQHPGVRKTVVVVREDELGSKRLVAYTVLHPEQTLTIGKLRRFLEKKLPNYMVPSAFVRLEALPLTPNGKINHQMLPAPDLTQIQSEFNFVAPSTPVEEILAGIWIDVLNVQKVGIYDNFFELGGHSLLATRIISLVRQLFEIELPLRRLFEEPTVAKLAKDIETATKVALKPEIPPIEHISRNEELPLSFAQQRLWFLAQLEPDSPFYNLPYAIHLQGQLNITALQQSFNEILRRHEALRTNFQIVKGRPVAVILSVTPLLLPIIDLSELPPTSQEGEIRQLALTDVQQHFDLKNDPLLRVKLLRLDQQEYVVLFSMHHIVSDGWSIGVLIKELTTLYKAFSNDKPSPLPDLPIQYIDFTVLQHQWLQGKVLEAQLGYWQQQLAGASVLQLPTDRPRPAVQSFRGAMQSFCLSADLIEALKVLSRQEGVTLFMTLLAAFQTLLHRYSGQDDIVVGSPIANRNRGAIEGLIGCFTNMLVLRTDMSGNPSFRQLLKRVREVALGAYAHQDLPFEAIVETLHTERNLSHNPLFQVTLTLQNIVMEELELPNLTLKPLELQRLSTKFDLSMVLEEIELELIGVLEYNTDLFDAGTISRILEHFKTLLESIVADSKKCLSDLPLISEVELHQLDEWSNTER, from the coding sequence ATGAGTAATTTTTCATTAGAGAAGCAAAAACTTTTTCAGACGCTACTCAAGAACAAAGGAATAAATACTTTAGGAAGGCAAACAATTTCTTCTAAAACAGAAACTGGCTCCTGCAAGCTCTCATTTGCCCAGGAACGGTTATGGTTCTTAACGCAGCTAGAACCAGAAAGTCCTCTCTACAACATCCCTGCTGCTGTTCGTCTACAGGGACAATTGAACCTGAGAGCATTACGACAGAGTTTCAACGAAATTTTCAGCCGCCACGAAGCGTTGCGAACCAATTTTCAGACAGTCGAAGGACAACCTATAGCAGTTATCTCATCAGTAACACCGCTACTGTTGCCCGTAGTTGATATTAAAGAGTTACCTTCAGATCAACAACAAGCCGAAGTTAGACAACTTGCATACAAAGAAGCACAACAACTGTTTGATCTCAACAGCGACCTGCTGCTGCGGGTAAAACTACTGCGTCTTAGTAAAGAAGAGCATATAGTACTATTGACTATGCATCATATTGTTTCTGATGCTTGGTCAATCGGCGTACTGGTGGGTGAGTTGGCAACACTTTATCAAGCTTTCTGTAATGACCTTACCTCACCATTACCTGACCTGCCAATCCAATATCCAGACTTTGCAGCTTGGCAACGGCAGTGGTTACAAGGAGAGATACTAAATGCACAGCTTTCTTACTGGCGAAAGCAGTTAGAGGGTGTGCCAATACTAGAGTTACCCACAGATCGCATACGACCTGCTGTTGTCACCTTTCGAGGTGCTGTGTATTCATTTGAGCTATCTCAAGAACTATCCATAGCTCTAAATAAATTGAGCCAGCAGGAAGGATGCACATTGTTCATGACCCTGTTAGCAGCTTTCAAGACTTTACTTTTCCGCTATACAGGAAGTGAGGATATTGTGGTGGGTTCACCCATAGCTAACCGTAATCGTGCTGAGATAGAGGGATTAATTGGGTTTTTTGTCAATACCTTGGTACTGCGAACTCACTTGGCAGGTAATCCCACCTTTAAGGAGCTACTAACTCGTGTGCGGGAAATAGCATTGGGAGCCTATGCTCATCAAGATTTGCCTTTTGAACAACTGGTAGAGAAGCTGCAACCACAGCGAGACTCAAGCCACACACCTTTATTTCAGGTGATGTTTGCGCTTCAGAATGCACCGACATCAGCATTAGAGTTACCTGGCTTGACTTTAAGTCCAATAGCTAGTGAGACTAGTAATGTCAAGTTTGATTTAACTCTGTCGATGACACAAACAGCACAGGGATTAGTTGGCACTCTAGAATACAATACTGATTTATTAGAAAAAAGCTTCATTTGCCGGATGGCAGGGCATTTTCAAACGTTGCTTTCTGGGATTGTCGCTAATCCACAGCAGCGTTTGTCGCAGTTACCACTGTTAACGGAATCTGAACTGTATCAATTACTTATCGAGTGGAATTATACAGAAGTTGAATATCTTCAACAACAATGTATTCATGAATTGTTTGAAGCTCAAGTAGAACGCACACCTGATGCGATCGCAGTGGTCTTTGAAGACAAACTGTTAACTTATCAAAAACTAAACGAGAGAGCAAATCAGCTAGCCCATTATTTACAAACTTTAGGTGTACAGCCAGAGGTATTGGTGGGGATTTGTCTAGAGCGATCGTCCTTAATGGTTATCGGACTATTAGCAATCCTCAAAGCAGGTGGTGCTTATGTGCCACTAGACCCAGCTTATCCGCAGGAACGCTTGGCTTTCATGCTCAAAGACAGTAATGCAAAGGTACTACTGACTCAAACCCATTTAGTTGAGTTGTTTGGTAAACCAAATGTGTCTGTTGTCTGTATCGATAGAGATTCACAATTATTTAGCCAACAGAGTATAGAAAATCTGTCTAATGAAGTAAAACCCAATCACTTAGCCTATGTTATCTATACTTCTGGTTCTACTGGTATACCAAAAGGTGTTGCGATCAACCACCAAAGTTGTGTTGCTTTATTAACATGGTCAAGAAAAGTCTTTACAGATAATGACCTTGCTGGAGTTTTGGCATCAACCTCTATTTGTTTTGATTTATCAGTATTTGAACTGTTTGTTCCTCTTAGTTGGGGTGGTACAGTGATTCTCGTAGAGAATGCTTTGCATTTGCCCTCGTTGGCTGCTGAGGTAAGCTTGATTAATACAGTCCCGAGCATCATTGCAGAATTATTGCAAGTAGATGGTTTACCCCCTTCAGTCAGGACAGTTAACCTTGCTGGTGAACCACTGCAAAATCAACTTGTGCAGCAGATTTATCAAAATGATCATATTCAGAAAGTTTTGAACCTTTACGGCCCCTCTGAAGACACTACCTATTCCACATTTGCTCAAGTAAATAAAGGAGATAATAGGGTAACTATCGGTCGTCCCATCGCCAATACACAAATTTATCTGCTTGACACTGAGTTGCAACCAGTACCAATTGGTGTCCCAGGTGAAATTTATATTGGTGGTGTGGGAGTAGGTAGGGGTTACTTAAATCGTCCCGACTTAACAGCAGAGAAATTTATCCCCAATCCATTTAGTAAAGAAACAGCGCGTCTTTATAAAACTGGAGATAAGGGACGCTATTTACCAAGTGGAGAAATAAAATACATTGGTCGGATTGACCACCAAGCTAAAATACGTGGTTTCCGGATTGAAGTGGGAGAAATTGAAGCACTCATCGCTCAACACCCAGGGGTGCGAAAAACTGTGGTTGTGGTGCGCGAAGATGAACTAGGTTCTAAACGTTTAGTAGCTTATACAGTTTTGCACCCAGAGCAGACACTAACCATTGGGAAATTACGCCGTTTCTTAGAAAAGAAACTACCTAATTATATGGTGCCTTCAGCCTTTGTAAGACTAGAGGCGCTCCCTTTGACGCCCAACGGCAAGATAAATCATCAGATGTTGCCAGCACCTGATTTGACACAGATTCAGTCCGAATTTAATTTTGTGGCTCCTTCTACGCCTGTTGAAGAAATACTAGCCGGAATCTGGATAGATGTTCTTAATGTTCAGAAAGTAGGGATTTACGACAACTTCTTCGAGTTGGGAGGACACTCACTTCTGGCTACTCGCATCATTTCTCTGGTACGGCAACTCTTTGAAATAGAGCTTCCTTTGCGTCGTCTTTTTGAGGAGCCAACAGTCGCTAAACTGGCCAAAGATATTGAAACAGCTACTAAAGTAGCCTTAAAACCAGAGATACCTCCCATTGAGCACATTTCAAGGAATGAAGAATTACCCCTATCTTTTGCACAACAGCGACTATGGTTCCTTGCCCAGTTAGAGCCAGACAGTCCCTTCTACAACTTACCATATGCTATTCACTTACAGGGACAGTTAAACATAACTGCACTACAGCAGAGTTTCAACGAAATTTTGCGTCGCCACGAGGCCTTGCGAACTAATTTTCAGATAGTTAAAGGGCGACCTGTAGCAGTCATTTTATCAGTAACACCGTTGTTGTTACCAATCATTGACCTAAGTGAGTTACCTCCAACATCACAAGAAGGTGAAATTAGACAACTGGCGCTAACAGATGTGCAACAGCATTTTGACCTTAAAAATGATCCTCTGCTTAGGGTGAAATTATTACGTCTCGATCAACAAGAGTATGTAGTTTTGTTTAGTATGCATCATATTGTCTCTGATGGCTGGTCAATAGGGGTACTTATTAAAGAACTAACAACGTTGTACAAAGCCTTCTCCAATGATAAGCCTTCGCCACTGCCAGACCTGCCTATTCAATATATTGACTTCACTGTTTTGCAGCATCAATGGCTACAAGGAAAGGTCTTGGAAGCTCAACTTGGTTACTGGCAGCAGCAACTGGCTGGGGCTTCTGTGCTACAATTGCCCACCGACCGCCCCCGCCCAGCTGTCCAAAGCTTCCGAGGGGCAATGCAATCCTTCTGCCTATCTGCTGATTTGATAGAGGCACTCAAAGTACTCTCGCGTCAAGAAGGGGTGACTTTATTTATGACGCTCTTAGCAGCATTTCAAACCTTATTGCATCGTTATAGTGGACAAGACGACATTGTAGTGGGTTCGCCAATTGCCAATCGTAACCGGGGTGCGATTGAAGGGTTGATTGGTTGTTTTACTAATATGCTAGTGCTACGTACGGATATGTCTGGCAACCCAAGCTTCCGGCAATTGTTGAAGCGAGTACGGGAAGTAGCTTTGGGAGCATATGCTCATCAGGATTTACCTTTTGAAGCAATAGTAGAGACTTTACACACAGAGCGCAACTTGAGCCATAACCCACTATTTCAAGTAACGTTAACCCTCCAGAATATAGTAATGGAGGAGCTAGAGCTACCAAATTTGACCCTGAAACCTTTGGAACTACAGAGGTTAAGCACTAAGTTTGATTTAAGTATGGTTTTAGAGGAAATTGAGCTAGAACTAATTGGAGTACTGGAATACAATACTGACCTGTTTGATGCTGGTACTATCAGCCGAATACTGGAGCACTTCAAAACTTTGCTTGAAAGCATTGTCGCCGATTCAAAGAAGTGTCTGTCGGATTTGCCGCTTATTTCCGAAGTTGAATTGCATCAATTGGATGAGTGGAGCAATACAGAAAGATAG